In Agromyces archimandritae, one genomic interval encodes:
- a CDS encoding phosphomannomutase/phosphoglucomutase produces the protein MNSAPSGASARLHEIVKAYDVRGLVGSQLTEEIVEALAAAFVDEIGAAGGEVVVGHDMRDSSPAFARAFSRGATRRGADVALIGLCSTDESYYASGALGEPAAMFTASHNPAAYNGIKFSRAGARGISLDTGLSAIRDLAAGYLEDGIPDAPTAGIVRELDVLADYAAYLRSLVDLSGIRPVKIVVDAGNGMGGLTVPAVLGTAAGLPELPIEIVPLYFELDGTFPNHEANPLDPANLVDLQRAVVEHGADLGLAFDGDADRCFVVDERGEAVNPSAVAAIVALREIERVREAGETGEIDVIHNLITSRAVPETIEGAGAVPVRTRVGHSLIKDRMNETNAIFGGEHSAHYYFRDFWGADNGMLAAMHVLAEFGVQDAPLSELGTRFTPYAMSGEINSTVEDVPVAYARIVEAFSGRGEFDELDGLTVDGITAGDEPFWWFNVRPSNTEPLLRLNVEGEDRATMERIRDEVLALIRA, from the coding sequence ATGAACTCAGCCCCCTCGGGCGCTTCGGCGCGCCTCCACGAGATCGTCAAGGCCTACGACGTGCGCGGGCTCGTCGGCTCGCAACTGACCGAGGAGATCGTCGAGGCGCTCGCGGCGGCCTTCGTCGACGAGATCGGCGCGGCAGGCGGCGAGGTCGTCGTCGGGCACGACATGCGCGACTCCTCGCCCGCCTTCGCCCGGGCCTTCTCCCGCGGGGCGACGCGGCGCGGAGCCGACGTCGCGCTCATCGGGCTCTGCTCGACCGACGAGAGCTACTACGCATCCGGGGCCCTCGGTGAACCGGCCGCGATGTTCACCGCCAGCCACAACCCGGCCGCCTACAACGGCATCAAGTTCTCGCGCGCCGGCGCCCGCGGCATCTCGCTCGACACCGGACTGTCGGCGATCCGCGACCTCGCCGCCGGCTACCTCGAAGACGGCATCCCGGATGCCCCGACCGCCGGGATCGTGCGCGAGCTCGACGTGCTCGCCGACTACGCCGCCTACCTCCGCTCGCTCGTCGACCTCTCCGGCATCCGCCCCGTGAAGATCGTCGTCGACGCCGGCAACGGCATGGGCGGGCTGACCGTACCGGCCGTGCTCGGCACCGCCGCCGGGCTGCCCGAGCTGCCGATCGAGATCGTCCCGCTCTACTTCGAGCTCGACGGCACCTTCCCGAACCACGAGGCGAACCCGCTCGACCCGGCCAACCTCGTCGACCTGCAGCGCGCCGTCGTCGAGCACGGCGCCGACCTCGGGCTCGCCTTCGACGGCGACGCCGACCGCTGCTTCGTCGTCGACGAGCGCGGCGAGGCCGTGAACCCCTCGGCCGTCGCCGCGATCGTGGCCCTCCGCGAGATCGAGCGGGTGCGCGAGGCGGGCGAGACCGGCGAGATCGACGTCATCCACAACCTCATCACCTCGCGGGCCGTGCCCGAGACGATCGAGGGCGCCGGCGCCGTGCCCGTGCGCACGCGCGTCGGGCACTCGCTCATCAAGGACCGCATGAACGAGACGAACGCGATCTTCGGCGGCGAGCACTCCGCGCACTACTACTTCCGCGACTTCTGGGGCGCCGACAACGGGATGCTCGCCGCGATGCACGTGCTCGCCGAGTTCGGCGTGCAGGATGCCCCGCTCTCCGAGCTCGGCACGCGCTTCACCCCGTACGCCATGTCGGGCGAGATCAACTCGACCGTCGAGGACGTGCCGGTCGCGTACGCGCGCATCGTCGAGGCCTTCTCGGGTCGCGGCGAGTTCGACGAGCTCGACGGCCTCACCGTGGACGGCATCACCGCGGGCGACGAGCCGTTCTGGTGGTTCAACGTGCGCCCCTCGAACACCGAGCCGCTGCTGCGCCTGAACGTCGAGGGCGAGGACCGGGCGACGATGGAGCGCATCCGCGACGAGGTGCTCGCACTCATCCGCGCCTGA
- a CDS encoding DUF3499 family protein, with protein sequence MSIILNGAAVDSLGRAMIRACSRTACSVEAVATLTFVYADSMAVLGPLALRPEPHSYDLCAKHAERTSPPKGWQLVRHSLYGEVGFTA encoded by the coding sequence ATGTCGATCATCCTAAACGGCGCCGCCGTCGATAGTCTGGGACGCGCCATGATCAGAGCCTGCTCTCGCACCGCGTGTTCCGTGGAAGCGGTCGCCACGCTGACATTCGTCTACGCGGATTCCATGGCCGTGCTCGGGCCGCTCGCGCTGCGCCCCGAGCCACACTCCTACGATCTGTGCGCCAAGCACGCCGAACGCACCTCGCCGCCGAAGGGATGGCAGCTCGTCCGCCACTCCCTCTACGGTGAGGTAGGTTTCACTGCATGA
- a CDS encoding DUF5719 family protein: protein MADRRRLAHYGRRALAFAGALALGAAGIAAAALVPWPEARTEPPSSVVQPEASGQSRVCPGPLLAIAENAEDASSLTSFSRPERRAASAADMFATDPETEQPAETPLAAPQNADAGRDGTPVRLDAEAGTAPGGLAGAQSQRAETETQTGFAAAACGESRDDVWLVAGATDVGRTSLVLLANASEVDATVDLEVYGSQGRIEAPAATGLVIPAGTQRVVSLAGLAPDERMPVVHVVSDGGGVLASIQHSVIRGLAPGGVELAGATAAPSTDQLIPGFVVGTDGGVDPLDDHADHAEGDDHPIVRVFAPDGDGDAEVSVSIIPEGGGRGSTIDMTLEAGQAGDLALGVLDAGAYTIRVQADRPVVAAARASIVSGDERDFAWYAAAAPLLDEQLAVVPPGPSPVLHLANGGGEEAEAVVVAGGRERTVTIPAGQAATVSVDAGAALLLGEVRGLYASISYRGDGQLSSFAIQPPSPEDSPLRVYTR, encoded by the coding sequence GTGGCTGACCGCCGTCGCCTCGCCCACTACGGCCGGCGTGCCCTGGCCTTCGCCGGAGCCCTCGCACTGGGGGCCGCCGGCATCGCCGCTGCCGCGCTCGTGCCCTGGCCCGAAGCGCGCACCGAGCCGCCGTCGAGCGTCGTGCAGCCCGAGGCGAGCGGGCAGTCGCGGGTCTGCCCGGGCCCGCTCCTCGCGATCGCCGAGAACGCCGAGGACGCTTCGTCGCTGACGTCCTTCAGCCGGCCCGAACGCCGTGCCGCATCCGCCGCCGACATGTTCGCGACGGACCCCGAGACCGAGCAGCCCGCCGAGACTCCGCTCGCCGCCCCGCAGAACGCCGATGCCGGCCGCGACGGCACGCCGGTACGCCTCGACGCCGAGGCGGGTACCGCGCCGGGCGGGCTCGCCGGTGCGCAGTCGCAGCGTGCCGAGACCGAGACGCAGACCGGGTTCGCCGCGGCGGCGTGCGGCGAATCCCGCGACGACGTCTGGCTCGTCGCCGGCGCCACCGATGTCGGCCGTACGAGCCTCGTCCTCCTCGCGAACGCGAGCGAGGTGGATGCGACCGTCGACCTCGAGGTCTACGGATCCCAGGGTCGCATCGAGGCACCGGCCGCGACCGGGCTCGTGATCCCCGCCGGCACGCAGCGCGTCGTCTCGCTCGCCGGCCTCGCCCCGGACGAGCGGATGCCCGTCGTCCACGTCGTGAGCGACGGCGGCGGGGTCCTCGCGAGCATCCAGCACTCCGTCATCCGCGGCCTCGCTCCGGGCGGGGTCGAGCTCGCCGGAGCGACGGCGGCCCCCTCGACGGATCAGCTCATCCCCGGCTTCGTCGTCGGCACCGACGGCGGCGTCGACCCGCTCGACGACCACGCCGACCATGCCGAAGGCGACGACCACCCGATCGTGCGGGTCTTCGCACCCGACGGCGACGGCGACGCGGAGGTCTCGGTGAGCATCATCCCCGAGGGCGGGGGCCGCGGTTCCACGATCGACATGACCCTCGAGGCGGGGCAGGCCGGCGACCTCGCGCTCGGCGTGCTCGACGCGGGCGCCTATACGATCCGCGTGCAGGCCGACCGCCCGGTGGTCGCAGCGGCTCGCGCGAGCATCGTGAGCGGCGACGAACGCGACTTCGCCTGGTACGCGGCGGCAGCGCCCCTGCTCGATGAGCAGCTCGCCGTCGTCCCGCCCGGGCCCTCGCCGGTGCTGCACCTCGCGAACGGGGGCGGCGAGGAGGCCGAGGCGGTGGTCGTGGCCGGCGGCCGCGAGCGGACCGTCACGATCCCGGCCGGGCAGGCCGCGACGGTGTCGGTGGATGCCGGTGCGGCGCTCCTCCTCGGCGAGGTGCGCGGCCTCTACGCCTCGATCTCCTACCGCGGTGACGGGCAGCTGTCCTCGTTCGCGATCCAGCCGCCGAGCCCGGAGGACTCGCCGCTGCGCGTCTACACGCGCTGA
- a CDS encoding glycosyltransferase → MPRVTAILVVHHGGNRLARTLDAIEAGRRRPDDLVAVLVEPDEAETEAVRASAAGTIVASREPIAFGAAVATGIRGLDRPFEAGELLWLLSHDAAPEPGALEALLAELETSPSVVLAGPKLVDWEHGERIASLGRTVTRFGRTVELVDGELDQSQHDHRTDVLAVAPAGLLVDAALWQELGGLDPALPVVDDALDLSVRARLAGYRVAVAPAARVAFAGDGVADPGTGGKARDVRRRDRQRRRAALHRRLAWAPAWAVAVHWISLLPIAVGRSVWRLLAKTPGSIPGEFAAAVSVMASPVAVSQSRRRIRRTKRAGWKALAPLRADGREMAVRRQAEREATREKARGSRPDIDFLHSGGGWTLLVTGVIAVALFLWMFGKSGIVGGGLMPLSSSLAELWSNAAYGTRAVGTGSVGAADPFAGLLAVFGSITFWAPSFSLLLVWMLAVPVAALGAWLAAARLTERGGIRAAAGIVWAIAPPFLTALGEGRPGAVLAHVLLPWLVFAAAGAARSWTATATASLLFAGVAASAPVLLPAMLVAWVAALCLSGRGAVRLAWLPLPALVLFAPLAVEQFRRGTLLALFADPGPAVPHGESTIWQLAAGFPAGGWGGWTATLELSPFSAIPPSVLVAILLAPFALLAFSAVTAPRMRAGVFALAVALLGFATAVAATRLQVATTGSEAVAVWSGSGLSLGWLGLVIAMVVSLRRLRRTRVLAATVAAGLVVIASLPLAVGLAVDRGQLRPAAVRTLPAFVTAEADSDPGVVTLRMTPQADGGIRAQLERGTGSTLDDQSTLVQTAPAPSDRDAGLAVIAGNLASRSGFDAERAAEDFGVRFILLTIPRADEGITREVVQTAERARAALDANPALVPVGDTDFGQLWRFADAPGGGSADPAAPAGTVALITIAQLLVVGIALLLSIPTGTPADPVERKPRRRRGGGAAPSGPPDTSAEADPGASADAEPSADPDAADGSAGSHASADAEPDASAGSGPDASADDGPPSSAPADEPRGGSRG, encoded by the coding sequence ATGCCCAGAGTCACCGCCATCCTCGTCGTCCATCACGGCGGGAACCGCCTCGCGCGAACCCTCGACGCGATCGAAGCAGGCCGGCGCCGCCCCGACGACCTCGTCGCGGTGCTCGTCGAACCGGACGAAGCCGAAACGGAGGCCGTCAGGGCATCCGCTGCGGGCACGATCGTCGCGAGCCGCGAACCGATCGCATTCGGCGCCGCCGTGGCCACAGGCATCCGGGGCCTCGACCGGCCCTTCGAAGCCGGCGAACTGCTCTGGCTCCTGAGCCACGACGCCGCACCCGAGCCCGGTGCGCTCGAAGCGCTCCTCGCCGAGCTCGAGACCTCCCCCTCGGTCGTGCTCGCCGGGCCGAAGCTCGTCGACTGGGAGCACGGCGAACGGATCGCCAGCCTCGGCCGCACCGTCACCCGCTTCGGCCGCACCGTCGAACTCGTCGACGGCGAACTCGACCAGAGCCAGCACGACCACCGCACCGACGTGCTCGCGGTCGCCCCGGCGGGCCTCCTCGTCGACGCCGCGCTCTGGCAGGAGCTCGGCGGCCTCGACCCCGCGCTGCCCGTCGTCGACGACGCCCTCGACCTCTCCGTCCGCGCCCGCCTCGCCGGCTACCGCGTGGCCGTGGCGCCCGCCGCCCGCGTCGCCTTCGCCGGCGACGGCGTCGCCGACCCCGGCACCGGCGGGAAGGCTCGGGATGTGCGCCGCCGCGACCGGCAACGCCGCCGGGCGGCCCTGCACCGCCGCCTCGCCTGGGCCCCCGCATGGGCGGTCGCCGTGCACTGGATCTCCCTGCTGCCGATCGCGGTCGGGCGCTCGGTGTGGCGGCTCCTCGCGAAGACCCCCGGGTCCATCCCCGGCGAATTCGCCGCCGCAGTCTCGGTCATGGCCTCGCCCGTCGCCGTCTCGCAGTCGCGCCGCAGGATCCGCCGCACGAAACGCGCAGGGTGGAAGGCGCTCGCGCCGCTCCGCGCCGACGGGCGCGAGATGGCCGTCAGGCGCCAGGCCGAACGCGAAGCGACCCGGGAGAAGGCCCGCGGCAGCCGCCCCGACATCGACTTCCTGCACAGCGGCGGCGGATGGACCCTGCTCGTGACCGGCGTCATCGCCGTCGCCCTCTTCCTCTGGATGTTCGGCAAGTCGGGCATCGTCGGCGGCGGGCTGATGCCGCTCAGCTCCTCGCTGGCCGAACTCTGGAGCAACGCCGCATACGGCACGCGCGCCGTCGGCACCGGCTCGGTCGGGGCCGCCGATCCGTTCGCCGGGCTCCTTGCGGTCTTCGGCTCGATCACCTTCTGGGCGCCGTCGTTCTCGCTGCTGCTCGTGTGGATGCTCGCCGTGCCCGTCGCCGCCCTCGGCGCCTGGCTCGCGGCCGCCCGACTCACCGAACGCGGCGGCATCCGCGCCGCCGCCGGCATCGTCTGGGCGATCGCCCCGCCCTTCCTCACCGCCCTCGGCGAAGGCCGCCCGGGCGCGGTGCTCGCGCACGTCCTGCTCCCGTGGCTCGTGTTCGCGGCTGCCGGGGCCGCGCGGTCCTGGACCGCGACGGCCACCGCGTCGCTCCTCTTCGCCGGCGTCGCGGCGTCGGCGCCCGTGCTGCTGCCGGCCATGCTCGTCGCGTGGGTCGCGGCCCTCTGCCTTTCGGGGCGCGGGGCCGTCCGCCTCGCCTGGCTGCCGCTGCCGGCGCTCGTGCTGTTCGCCCCGCTCGCCGTCGAACAGTTCCGCCGCGGAACCCTGCTCGCGCTCTTCGCCGACCCCGGCCCCGCGGTTCCGCACGGGGAGTCGACGATCTGGCAGCTGGCGGCCGGCTTCCCCGCGGGCGGATGGGGCGGCTGGACGGCGACCCTCGAACTCTCGCCGTTCTCGGCGATCCCGCCATCGGTGCTCGTCGCGATCCTGCTCGCGCCCTTCGCCCTCCTGGCCTTCTCGGCGGTGACCGCTCCCCGCATGCGGGCCGGCGTCTTCGCCCTCGCCGTGGCCCTGCTCGGCTTCGCGACCGCCGTCGCGGCGACCCGCCTGCAGGTGGCGACGACCGGATCCGAGGCGGTCGCCGTGTGGAGCGGCTCGGGCCTCAGCCTCGGATGGCTCGGGCTCGTGATCGCGATGGTCGTCAGCCTGCGACGCTTGCGCCGCACCCGGGTGCTGGCGGCGACCGTCGCGGCCGGGCTCGTCGTGATCGCCTCGCTGCCGCTCGCCGTCGGCCTCGCGGTCGACCGCGGGCAGCTGCGCCCGGCGGCCGTGCGCACGCTGCCCGCCTTCGTGACGGCGGAGGCCGATTCCGACCCCGGCGTCGTGACGCTGCGCATGACTCCTCAGGCCGACGGCGGCATACGTGCCCAGCTCGAACGCGGCACCGGGTCGACCCTCGACGACCAGTCGACGCTCGTGCAGACCGCCCCCGCGCCGAGCGACCGCGACGCCGGCCTCGCCGTCATCGCCGGCAACCTCGCCTCGCGCAGCGGCTTCGACGCCGAACGGGCCGCCGAGGACTTCGGGGTCCGCTTCATCCTCCTCACGATCCCGCGCGCCGATGAGGGCATCACCCGCGAGGTCGTGCAGACGGCCGAGCGGGCGCGAGCCGCGCTCGACGCGAACCCCGCGCTCGTGCCCGTCGGCGACACCGACTTCGGGCAGTTGTGGCGGTTCGCGGATGCCCCGGGCGGCGGATCCGCCGACCCGGCCGCCCCCGCCGGCACGGTGGCGCTCATCACGATCGCGCAGCTGCTCGTCGTCGGCATCGCCCTGCTGCTGTCGATCCCGACCGGAACCCCCGCCGACCCCGTCGAACGGAAGCCGCGCCGCCGCCGCGGGGGAGGAGCGGCACCGTCCGGGCCGCCCGACACGTCAGCCGAGGCCGATCCGGGCGCATCCGCCGACGCCGAGCCGTCCGCCGATCCCGATGCGGCAGACGGATCCGCCGGCTCGCACGCGTCCGCCGACGCCGAGCCCGACGCATCCGCCGGGAGCGGACCGGACGCCTCGGCGGACGACGGGCCCCCGTCGTCCGCGCCCGCAGACGAGCCTCGAGGAGGCAGCCGTGGCTGA
- a CDS encoding WhiB family transcriptional regulator, which translates to MANPEYRSGVPDDWFIDPVRIGVPGVRQADEENPLAWQSDALCAQTDPEAFFPEKGGSTRDAKKICTGCEVRSQCLEYALANDERFGIWGGLSERERRKLRKRAV; encoded by the coding sequence ATGGCTAATCCTGAGTATCGTTCTGGCGTACCGGACGACTGGTTCATCGACCCCGTTCGCATCGGGGTCCCGGGGGTTCGGCAGGCGGACGAAGAAAATCCACTGGCGTGGCAATCCGACGCCTTGTGCGCGCAGACCGATCCCGAGGCGTTCTTCCCTGAAAAGGGCGGATCGACGCGGGATGCGAAGAAGATCTGCACCGGGTGCGAGGTGCGTTCGCAGTGCCTCGAGTACGCCCTCGCGAACGACGAGCGCTTCGGCATCTGGGGCGGGCTGTCGGAGCGGGAGCGGCGCAAGCTCCGCAAACGCGCTGTGTGA
- the galE gene encoding UDP-glucose 4-epimerase GalE, with product MSWLVTGGAGYIGAHVARAFIEQGIDTVVVDDLSTGRKAFVHPEARFVQATILDGERLVEAMRQFDVTGVVHLAGFKYAGVSVERPLLTYQQNVTGTVSLLGAMEGAGVHHMVFSSSAAVYGTPDVDLVTEDTPKHPESPYGESKLIGEWLIADQGRAHGLAHTSLRYFNVVGSGTPDIHDVSPHNLFPLVFDALLGGRTPRINGDDYPTPDGTCVRDYIHVADLADAHVVAARRLEAGDRLEPVYNLGSGDGVSVGEIMSAIADGTGIAFTPEIAPRRAGDPARIVASGELAARDLDWRMRHGLGDMVASAWAARKAAAPAAE from the coding sequence ATGAGCTGGCTGGTCACCGGAGGCGCCGGATACATCGGCGCGCACGTCGCGCGGGCGTTCATCGAACAGGGCATCGACACCGTCGTCGTCGACGACCTGTCGACCGGGCGCAAGGCCTTCGTCCACCCCGAGGCCCGCTTCGTGCAGGCGACCATCCTCGACGGCGAACGCCTCGTCGAGGCCATGCGCCAGTTCGACGTCACCGGCGTCGTGCACCTGGCCGGCTTCAAATACGCCGGCGTCTCGGTCGAGCGGCCGCTGCTGACCTACCAGCAGAATGTGACGGGCACCGTGAGCCTGCTCGGCGCGATGGAGGGCGCCGGCGTGCACCATATGGTCTTCTCCTCGAGCGCGGCGGTCTACGGCACCCCCGACGTCGACCTCGTCACCGAAGACACCCCCAAGCACCCCGAATCGCCCTACGGCGAATCCAAGCTCATCGGCGAATGGCTCATCGCCGACCAGGGCCGCGCGCACGGGCTGGCGCACACGAGCCTGCGCTACTTCAACGTCGTCGGGTCCGGAACCCCCGATATCCACGACGTGAGCCCGCACAACCTCTTCCCGCTCGTCTTCGACGCTCTGCTCGGGGGGCGCACGCCGCGCATCAACGGCGACGACTACCCGACGCCCGACGGCACCTGCGTGCGCGATTACATCCACGTCGCCGACCTCGCCGACGCCCACGTCGTCGCCGCGCGCCGGCTCGAGGCGGGGGACCGGCTCGAGCCCGTGTACAACCTCGGCTCGGGCGACGGCGTCTCGGTCGGCGAGATCATGTCGGCGATCGCCGACGGCACGGGCATCGCCTTCACCCCCGAGATCGCGCCGCGCCGGGCCGGGGATCCCGCCCGCATCGTCGCCTCCGGGGAGCTCGCCGCCCGCGACCTCGACTGGCGCATGCGGCACGGCCTGGGGGACATGGTGGCGAGCGCATGGGCGGCGCGGAAGGCGGCGGCCCCCGCTGCAGAATGA
- a CDS encoding GlxA family transcriptional regulator, with protein MLEKIVCVAMPQLAPFEFGVICEVFGIDRSEQGGPVFDFHIVAAEPGPIQTKLGFSITIEEGLEAAETADLIAIPASPVGPDADERVLEVIRRAVDRGAWVLSVCSGAFTLAQAGVLDGRRATTHWMYSEQLAREYPRIDVDPEVLFVHDGTIVTGAGTAAGIDAALHIVRTELGAAQANIVARRMVVPPQRDGGQSQFIRTPVVECRSDSLVEITEWMLENLDRELSVDLLARKALMSPRTFARRFRAETGTTPGAWLNRQRLLRAQQLLEETDLGLEEIARETGFGTGAVMRHHFVKVLQTTPTAYRRTFGAIAPLPAEVVAVAS; from the coding sequence ATGCTCGAGAAGATCGTCTGCGTCGCCATGCCGCAGCTGGCCCCCTTCGAATTCGGCGTCATCTGCGAGGTGTTCGGCATCGACCGTTCCGAGCAGGGCGGGCCCGTCTTCGACTTCCACATCGTCGCCGCCGAACCCGGCCCCATCCAGACGAAGCTCGGCTTCAGCATCACGATCGAAGAGGGCCTCGAAGCCGCCGAGACGGCGGATCTCATCGCGATCCCGGCATCCCCCGTCGGCCCCGACGCCGACGAACGCGTGCTCGAGGTCATCCGCCGCGCCGTCGACCGCGGCGCCTGGGTGCTCTCGGTGTGCTCGGGCGCCTTCACCCTTGCACAGGCCGGCGTGCTCGACGGCCGCCGCGCGACCACGCACTGGATGTACTCGGAGCAGCTCGCCCGCGAATACCCCCGCATCGACGTCGACCCCGAGGTGCTCTTCGTCCACGACGGCACCATCGTCACCGGCGCCGGCACCGCCGCCGGCATCGATGCCGCCCTGCACATCGTCCGCACCGAACTCGGCGCCGCACAGGCCAACATCGTCGCCCGCCGCATGGTCGTGCCCCCGCAGCGCGACGGCGGCCAGTCGCAGTTCATCCGCACCCCCGTCGTCGAATGCCGAAGCGACTCGCTCGTCGAGATCACCGAGTGGATGCTCGAGAACCTCGACCGCGAGCTCAGCGTCGACCTGCTCGCCCGCAAGGCCCTCATGTCGCCGCGGACCTTCGCCCGCCGCTTCCGCGCCGAAACCGGCACCACCCCCGGCGCCTGGCTGAACCGCCAGCGCCTCCTGCGCGCCCAGCAGCTGCTCGAAGAGACCGACCTCGGGCTCGAGGAGATCGCCCGCGAGACCGGATTCGGCACCGGCGCCGTCATGCGCCACCACTTCGTGAAGGTGCTGCAGACGACCCCGACGGCCTACCGGCGCACCTTCGGCGCCATCGCGCCGCTGCCGGCCGAGGTGGTCGCCGTCGCGTCGTAG
- a CDS encoding acyltransferase family protein has protein sequence MPSAPGLPKPQTRRITEIEGLRGISLLLVVAFHLFGHGRVSGGVDVFLFVSGFLLTLSLLRWSHSGSRPGLARRYGRTLLRLVPATLVVLVFVAAMTVLVLPHSVWGPTWREIVASALFMENWELISSRLAYGAAGPETSPLQHFWSLSVQGQFFFVWPAVIAAVVLLARRIRMPAVAAITTLTLAGTAASFWYATAMNGREPIVAYFDSAARFWEIGAGALLAIVFTAIPRLHPTVRTVLGWGGIVLIIGSGFAIDGASAFPGPLALVPLSGAALVILASGEPTRFGADRILSWRPVEWVAGISYPLYLWHWPILIGYLAVRDQASVGAMGAIGVLALSIPAAWATRRWIIDPVLRRRERLSSRRSLLAPIGAIAVIVIAAGAAVAYESRDRPVIAADVQHPGALALAGADAPDGVDAVPALDAAFQDLPGLYSLGCVQNYRDQPEYSEVLVCDTTGDVDGSIEVVLTGGSHAQQWYDAVEQIASENGWRLTVIDKDGCRLTFEADTANQSCAEWGAAAIQIIGDLKPDAVITVSTRTDHHSAAETVSEKEVASWARLTAEGIQVIGIRDTPRFPWRIPECLEKHGDDPESCGRDRAEVFAATSPVQDAAGVPGSMAQLDLSDGFCSETRCEAVVGNTVAYRDDDHMTATYSRTLVPLLEEQLRGAVPGLFR, from the coding sequence ATGCCCTCCGCCCCCGGCCTCCCGAAACCCCAGACCCGACGCATCACCGAGATCGAGGGCCTCCGCGGGATCTCGCTCCTCCTCGTCGTGGCCTTCCACCTCTTCGGTCACGGGCGCGTGTCCGGCGGTGTGGACGTCTTCCTCTTCGTCTCGGGGTTCCTGCTGACCCTCTCGCTCCTCCGATGGTCGCATTCGGGGTCGCGGCCCGGCCTCGCGCGGCGATACGGGCGGACGCTGCTCCGGCTCGTCCCGGCGACGCTCGTCGTCCTCGTGTTCGTCGCGGCGATGACGGTCCTCGTCCTTCCGCACTCCGTGTGGGGGCCGACGTGGCGGGAGATCGTCGCCTCCGCGCTCTTCATGGAGAACTGGGAGCTCATCTCGTCGAGGCTCGCGTACGGGGCGGCCGGCCCCGAAACGAGTCCGTTGCAGCATTTCTGGTCGCTGTCGGTCCAGGGGCAGTTCTTCTTCGTCTGGCCTGCGGTCATCGCCGCCGTCGTCCTGCTCGCCCGCCGCATCCGGATGCCCGCCGTCGCCGCGATCACGACGCTGACCCTCGCCGGAACGGCGGCTTCGTTCTGGTACGCGACGGCGATGAACGGGCGTGAGCCGATCGTCGCCTACTTCGATTCGGCCGCTCGCTTCTGGGAGATCGGTGCGGGGGCTCTCCTCGCCATCGTCTTCACCGCGATCCCGCGACTGCATCCGACCGTCCGTACCGTCCTCGGTTGGGGCGGGATCGTCCTCATCATCGGCTCGGGGTTCGCCATCGACGGCGCGAGCGCATTCCCGGGGCCGCTGGCGCTCGTCCCGCTCAGCGGCGCGGCGCTCGTGATCCTCGCGTCGGGGGAACCGACGAGGTTCGGTGCCGATCGCATCCTGTCCTGGCGTCCCGTCGAGTGGGTCGCCGGCATCTCCTACCCGCTCTATCTCTGGCATTGGCCGATCCTCATCGGCTATCTGGCCGTGCGGGATCAGGCATCGGTCGGGGCGATGGGTGCGATCGGCGTCCTCGCGCTCTCGATCCCCGCGGCATGGGCCACCAGACGATGGATCATCGACCCCGTGCTGCGACGGCGCGAGCGGCTGAGTTCGCGCCGCTCCCTGCTCGCACCCATCGGCGCTATCGCCGTGATCGTCATCGCCGCCGGCGCGGCGGTGGCGTACGAATCACGGGACCGGCCCGTCATCGCCGCCGATGTGCAGCACCCGGGCGCGCTCGCGCTCGCCGGCGCCGATGCGCCCGACGGCGTGGACGCCGTCCCCGCGCTCGATGCGGCGTTCCAGGACCTTCCCGGGCTCTACTCGCTCGGCTGCGTGCAGAACTACCGCGACCAGCCGGAGTATTCGGAGGTCCTCGTCTGCGACACGACGGGCGACGTCGACGGCTCGATCGAGGTCGTGCTCACGGGTGGTTCGCACGCGCAGCAGTGGTACGACGCAGTCGAGCAGATCGCCTCCGAGAACGGATGGCGGCTGACCGTCATCGACAAAGACGGCTGCCGGCTCACCTTCGAGGCGGATACGGCGAATCAGAGTTGCGCCGAATGGGGCGCGGCGGCGATCCAGATCATCGGCGATCTCAAGCCGGACGCGGTCATCACCGTTTCCACGCGAACCGATCACCATTCGGCTGCGGAAACGGTGTCGGAGAAGGAGGTCGCTTCCTGGGCTCGCCTCACCGCAGAGGGCATCCAGGTCATCGGCATCCGCGACACCCCGCGATTCCCGTGGCGCATCCCCGAGTGCCTCGAGAAGCACGGCGACGATCCGGAGTCGTGCGGGCGTGACCGGGCCGAGGTCTTCGCAGCGACCTCGCCCGTGCAAGACGCGGCCGGGGTTCCCGGCAGCATGGCCCAGCTGGACCTGAGCGACGGATTCTGCTCTGAAACGCGATGCGAGGCCGTCGTCGGGAACACCGTCGCGTATCGCGATGACGACCACATGACCGCGACCTACTCCAGAACGTTGGTGCCCCTCCTCGAGGAGCAGCTCCGGGGCGCGGTCCCCGGCTTGTTCCGGTGA